A stretch of Phycisphaerae bacterium DNA encodes these proteins:
- a CDS encoding FAD-dependent oxidoreductase yields MNTWKYRLTDIAQFKSLCSQIDCRIDAIEDVSILAQPVRAGGLFIPNSLSVHPMEGADGDSYGRPGPLTFRRYKRFASGGAGLLWAEAIAVTSEGRANPRQLWLNEDSKDAFAQMVKMMRDSARESIGSEHKPVIVAQLTHSGRYSKPEGIAKPLIPQRDPYRDSLVPEPDPTANKQSRVTDDCIVTDEYLDNLIAGYVKAAKLAFEAGFNAVDIKSCHGYLINELLASRNRKGKYGGSFENRTGFLLEVIDRIHSELGDDKQVAVRLGFYDAIPFPFGWGVNEKDYTKPDLTEPKKLLTLLSGRGVKMINFTIANPYYNPHVGRPFNQPIKGAYDEPEHPLKGVERLINLAGEIQSQFPDVTIVGTGYSWLRQIMGNVAAASKKAGKSKIIGAGRMAFAYPDFAKDILTKGKLDKSKVCIGCSGCTQLMRDGQTAGCVIRDSKIYGPIFRHGRMSDKANLQRLAQSCLQCEEPTCQLACPAGIDIPLFIKQFLDGDEKGAYQTIRKSNILPEICAWLCPVEQQCQGGCLQKFIGDSALPIADIQRYLAEQANKNGWSKIKVPVEFTGKNIAIIGAGPAGLSAAAVLLESGHKVTIFDKAKDLGGMIESVIPSERQGSALKNEIAAVFKDVPQSRMELRLNTEINENFNLDNIMVQSFDAAFIGFGLPKGISSSNEKLKGLYDALEFLNMAKQSAGPDIAGKRVAVIGGGNTAMDAAITAKQLGAEDVYVIYRRSFEQMPAWTAERDRAIEQGVNFLILTHQLGYESENGRLTGVKVCPVKLAEPDKSGRRRPVPDEKNAYKLSMDIVAESIGQTSAEFIDRFLPGVEIDNGLIKTMPNSFVTSRENVFVGGDLIRGASTVVAAVADGMKAAMEINEYLRGKK; encoded by the coding sequence ATGAATACTTGGAAATACAGACTTACAGATATTGCGCAGTTCAAATCTTTATGCAGTCAGATAGACTGTCGCATTGATGCGATAGAGGATGTTTCGATTCTCGCTCAGCCGGTAAGGGCCGGTGGGCTGTTTATTCCCAATTCTCTTTCTGTTCACCCGATGGAAGGTGCTGACGGCGATTCGTATGGCAGGCCGGGGCCGCTGACTTTCAGAAGATATAAAAGATTCGCCTCAGGCGGAGCCGGTTTGTTGTGGGCAGAGGCAATCGCGGTTACTTCTGAAGGCAGAGCGAATCCGAGGCAGCTTTGGCTCAACGAAGACAGCAAAGATGCGTTCGCTCAAATGGTAAAAATGATGCGGGACTCGGCAAGAGAAAGTATTGGCAGTGAACATAAACCTGTCATTGTCGCCCAGCTTACTCATTCCGGAAGATACAGCAAACCTGAAGGCATCGCAAAGCCGCTTATTCCTCAGCGTGACCCTTATCGTGATTCGCTTGTTCCAGAACCGGACCCTACTGCTAATAAGCAAAGCAGGGTAACCGATGATTGCATAGTTACGGATGAATATCTCGATAATCTTATTGCCGGTTATGTAAAAGCCGCCAAACTCGCATTCGAGGCTGGGTTCAATGCGGTTGATATAAAATCCTGTCACGGCTATTTGATAAACGAACTTTTGGCGAGCAGGAACAGGAAGGGCAAATACGGCGGCTCATTTGAAAACCGAACGGGCTTTTTGCTCGAAGTAATTGACAGGATTCATTCTGAATTGGGCGATGATAAACAAGTCGCTGTAAGGCTCGGATTTTATGACGCGATACCATTTCCATTCGGCTGGGGCGTGAACGAAAAGGATTATACAAAGCCGGATTTAACGGAACCTAAGAAATTGCTTACATTGCTGAGCGGCCGCGGCGTAAAGATGATAAACTTTACAATCGCCAATCCGTATTATAATCCGCACGTCGGCAGACCGTTCAATCAGCCTATCAAAGGCGCTTATGATGAACCTGAGCATCCGTTGAAAGGTGTCGAAAGGCTGATTAATCTCGCAGGTGAAATTCAAAGCCAGTTTCCTGATGTCACGATTGTCGGAACAGGCTACAGCTGGCTGCGGCAGATTATGGGGAATGTCGCGGCGGCGAGTAAAAAAGCCGGCAAGTCTAAAATCATCGGTGCCGGACGAATGGCTTTTGCGTATCCTGATTTCGCAAAAGATATTCTGACAAAAGGCAAACTCGATAAAAGTAAAGTTTGCATAGGCTGCAGCGGGTGTACTCAATTAATGCGAGACGGACAAACTGCCGGCTGTGTAATCCGCGATAGTAAAATTTACGGCCCGATATTCAGGCACGGCAGAATGAGCGACAAAGCTAATCTGCAAAGACTTGCGCAAAGCTGTCTGCAATGCGAGGAACCGACCTGTCAGCTTGCCTGTCCCGCGGGAATTGATATACCTTTGTTCATCAAACAATTTCTCGACGGCGACGAAAAGGGCGCATACCAGACAATCCGCAAATCGAATATTCTGCCGGAGATTTGTGCGTGGCTGTGTCCCGTTGAACAGCAATGCCAGGGCGGCTGCCTGCAAAAATTTATCGGTGACAGCGCTTTGCCGATAGCCGATATTCAAAGATATCTTGCCGAGCAGGCCAATAAAAACGGCTGGTCGAAAATAAAAGTCCCGGTGGAATTTACCGGCAAAAATATCGCGATAATCGGTGCAGGACCTGCGGGCCTTTCCGCCGCAGCGGTACTTCTCGAATCCGGGCATAAAGTAACAATTTTCGACAAGGCGAAAGATTTAGGCGGAATGATTGAATCAGTCATACCTTCTGAGCGACAGGGCAGTGCCTTAAAAAATGAAATTGCCGCTGTATTTAAAGATGTTCCGCAATCACGAATGGAACTGCGATTGAATACGGAGATAAACGAAAATTTCAACCTTGATAATATTATGGTCCAGAGTTTCGATGCTGCATTTATAGGATTTGGTTTGCCGAAAGGTATAAGCTCATCGAATGAAAAACTTAAAGGCCTGTATGACGCACTGGAATTTTTAAATATGGCAAAACAGTCGGCTGGGCCGGATATTGCTGGTAAACGTGTTGCGGTCATCGGCGGCGGAAACACGGCAATGGACGCGGCAATAACAGCAAAACAGCTTGGCGCCGAAGATGTCTATGTAATTTATCGCAGGTCTTTCGAGCAAATGCCGGCGTGGACTGCGGAGCGTGACAGGGCTATAGAGCAGGGTGTTAATTTTCTTATTCTTACGCATCAGCTCGGCTATGAATCGGAGAATGGCAGGCTTACGGGTGTTAAGGTTTGCCCGGTAAAACTTGCTGAGCCGGATAAATCTGGCAGACGCAGGCCGGTACCTGATGAAAAGAATGCTTATAAGCTTAGTATGGATATAGTTGCCGAATCGATAGGTCAGACTTCAGCGGAGTTTATCGACAGGTTTCTGCCGGGCGTTGAAATCGACAACGGCCTTATCAAAACAATGCCCAATAGTTTTGTGACAAGCCGTGAAAATGTTTTTGTCGGCGGCGATTTAATTAGAGGCGCATCAACTGTTGTCGCTGCCGTTGCGGATGGTATGAAAGCGGCAATGGAAATAAATGAATATTTGAGAGGTAAAAAATGA
- a CDS encoding 3-ketoacyl-ACP reductase, protein MSEKPAAIVTGASRGIGKAVAKELAELGFNIVINYFDFKDGKPDDSAALQTAEAIKGCQIVRGDISKADDRKKLVEFTKAKFGRCDMLVNNAGVAPAKRTDILEASEESYDRVMNVNLKGPYFLTQLAANWMIEQRKQFPDRKFRIVNTASMSSYTSSPARGEYCLSKAGVSMMTMLYADRLAEFGIGVFEIRPGIIMTDMTSVVKEKYDKLIAEGITPIKRWGQPEDIAKAVGAIAEGRLDFSTGQVINVDGGFHLRRL, encoded by the coding sequence ATGAGCGAAAAACCTGCGGCCATAGTAACCGGAGCAAGCAGAGGGATTGGCAAAGCAGTTGCCAAAGAGCTTGCGGAATTAGGTTTTAATATCGTAATAAACTATTTCGATTTCAAAGACGGCAAACCCGATGATTCTGCTGCTCTGCAAACCGCTGAAGCAATAAAGGGCTGTCAGATAGTGCGAGGCGATATAAGTAAAGCCGACGACAGGAAAAAACTTGTCGAATTCACAAAGGCCAAATTCGGCCGATGCGATATGCTTGTCAATAATGCAGGCGTTGCTCCGGCAAAGAGAACTGATATTCTCGAAGCATCCGAAGAAAGCTATGACAGGGTTATGAATGTCAATCTTAAAGGGCCGTATTTTCTTACTCAGCTCGCTGCCAACTGGATGATTGAGCAGAGGAAGCAATTTCCCGACAGGAAATTTCGGATTGTTAATACCGCGTCTATGTCATCATATACGAGCAGCCCTGCAAGAGGGGAATATTGTTTAAGCAAGGCAGGCGTCAGTATGATGACGATGCTTTACGCAGACAGACTTGCGGAATTCGGTATCGGTGTTTTCGAGATTCGGCCCGGCATAATAATGACGGATATGACAAGCGTTGTTAAGGAAAAATATGACAAGCTGATAGCCGAAGGTATTACGCCTATAAAACGCTGGGGTCAGCCTGAAGACATAGCAAAAGCGGTCGGTGCAATTGCCGAAGGGCGATTGGATTTTTCAACCGGACAGGTAATAAATGTTGACGGTGGGTTCCATTTGAGAAGATTATAA
- a CDS encoding FAD-binding protein: MGQRQIGNQKVRIYRYNTIIVGAGAAGMNCAKKLYEFFDSKGVKEAASKIAVVTRGLPLGASRMSGSDKQTYYKMGTSPDIADSAESFAASLTAAGCCHGDLALAEAIGSIRGFYNLVEAGVPFPHNAMGTYIGYKTDHDPYERATSAGPKTSKFMSRCLEKIVRRYGIEIFDNKEMVEFLKSEDRIIGIVTIDSKSLSKDDFGINVFYCDNLVLAAGGPGELYETSVYPRGQVGIHGLAFNAGLAGENLTESQFGLASTKFRWNVSGTYMQVIPRIFSTDANGGDEREFLTPFFPTMSKMATNIFLKGYQWPFDPQRIENLQSSLIDILVFNENQKGRRVFMDFLRNPVGSENMSEFKIEDLEPEALNYLKATGAMQKLPIERLEHMNTPAIDIYKEHDIDLYSEPLEISVCAQHNNGGFAINKWWESNIKRTFVIGEMAGSHGIKRPGGSALNAGQVGAARAAEYIANVYGDKISDDFVDELQIKNAIDRLSGLCNPNSDFIPQQVISRIQHQMTTFGGHIRKQKNAEKALIDAIELYERIRNNGLKINEPMDIIPAIQARHLAFSSIAYLKAIVELLRAGSGSRGSHLVSSDDGIGIHPDIKDPDTGKPLKFKPENKDLRNTIIRIQFNEDTGQFECKFVPVRHAPKDRKAFEPAWTDYREGKIYN; the protein is encoded by the coding sequence ATGGGTCAGAGGCAGATTGGGAATCAAAAAGTGAGGATATACAGGTACAACACTATTATAGTTGGTGCCGGTGCTGCGGGAATGAATTGTGCCAAAAAACTTTACGAATTTTTTGACAGCAAAGGCGTCAAGGAAGCCGCATCGAAAATCGCAGTGGTTACACGCGGGCTGCCTCTTGGCGCTTCACGAATGAGCGGCTCTGACAAACAGACATATTACAAGATGGGCACAAGTCCCGATATTGCCGACAGTGCCGAAAGTTTTGCGGCTTCTCTTACTGCGGCGGGCTGCTGTCACGGTGATTTAGCTCTGGCAGAGGCCATCGGCTCGATTCGAGGTTTTTATAATCTTGTCGAGGCAGGCGTTCCGTTTCCGCATAATGCGATGGGGACATATATCGGTTACAAAACCGACCACGACCCGTATGAAAGAGCGACTTCCGCAGGCCCAAAGACAAGCAAATTTATGAGCCGATGTCTTGAAAAGATTGTTCGCAGATATGGCATTGAAATTTTCGACAATAAGGAAATGGTCGAATTTCTCAAGTCAGAAGACAGGATTATCGGCATAGTTACAATAGACAGCAAATCTCTTTCAAAGGATGATTTCGGCATTAATGTTTTTTATTGTGATAATCTCGTTCTTGCCGCTGGCGGCCCGGGCGAATTATATGAAACCAGCGTATATCCCCGCGGTCAGGTCGGCATTCACGGTTTAGCTTTTAACGCCGGCCTTGCCGGCGAGAATCTTACCGAATCTCAGTTCGGTCTTGCCAGCACCAAATTCCGCTGGAATGTCTCCGGCACATATATGCAGGTTATACCGCGAATATTCAGCACAGACGCAAACGGCGGTGATGAACGTGAATTCCTGACACCGTTTTTCCCGACGATGAGTAAAATGGCGACAAACATATTTTTAAAAGGTTATCAGTGGCCTTTCGACCCGCAGAGAATTGAAAATCTGCAGTCGTCGCTGATTGATATCCTTGTCTTTAATGAAAATCAAAAGGGCAGACGGGTATTTATGGATTTTCTGCGTAATCCCGTCGGCAGTGAAAATATGTCTGAATTTAAAATCGAAGACCTTGAACCGGAGGCTCTGAATTATTTAAAGGCAACCGGCGCAATGCAGAAACTGCCGATAGAACGGCTCGAGCATATGAATACCCCTGCAATAGATATTTACAAAGAACACGATATAGATTTATATTCGGAGCCGCTGGAAATTTCAGTTTGTGCGCAGCATAACAACGGCGGTTTTGCGATAAATAAGTGGTGGGAGTCGAATATAAAGCGAACTTTTGTTATTGGTGAAATGGCAGGCTCACACGGAATTAAACGGCCCGGCGGTTCTGCGCTTAACGCCGGTCAGGTCGGAGCGGCAAGAGCGGCTGAATACATCGCAAACGTATATGGCGATAAAATTTCAGATGATTTTGTAGATGAGCTTCAAATTAAAAACGCAATCGATAGATTATCCGGACTTTGCAATCCGAATTCTGATTTTATCCCGCAGCAGGTAATTTCCCGGATACAGCATCAAATGACGACTTTCGGCGGGCATATCAGAAAACAGAAAAATGCTGAAAAAGCACTTATCGATGCGATTGAACTTTACGAGCGGATACGAAATAACGGTCTGAAAATTAATGAGCCGATGGATATTATCCCCGCGATACAGGCCCGGCATCTGGCTTTTTCAAGTATCGCTTATCTAAAGGCGATAGTCGAGCTTTTGAGGGCAGGGAGCGGTTCACGAGGTTCGCATCTGGTTTCAAGCGATGACGGCATCGGGATTCATCCTGACATCAAAGACCCTGACACGGGCAAACCGTTGAAATTTAAGCCTGAAAATAAGGACTTGAGAAATACAATAATCAGGATACAATTTAATGAAGATACCGGCCAGTTCGAATGTAAATTTGTTCCGGTTAGACATGCCCCCAAAGACAGAAAAGCTTTCGAGCCGGCATGGACTGATTACAGAGAAGGTAAAATCTACAATTGA
- a CDS encoding bifunctional 4-hydroxy-2-oxoglutarate aldolase/2-dehydro-3-deoxy-phosphogluconate aldolase, with product MSKHSRLEVLTAMKRTGIVPIFYNSDFETTKNIVTACADGGSVCVEFTNRGDRAINLFIKLAEYRDSQRPDIILGTGSICDSATAAMYISAGTDFLVAPIFDEETAKLCNGRKIPYLPGCGTVTEIQKAHTFGVEIVKIFPADTLGGPAFVKAVKGPCPWTEFMATGGVSPTKESLSEWFGAGIACAGMGSKLITKELVAAKDFKGITKKVKDAIELIKQIREGK from the coding sequence ATGTCAAAACATTCAAGGCTTGAAGTTTTAACGGCAATGAAACGGACTGGTATAGTTCCGATATTTTACAATTCAGATTTTGAAACAACTAAAAATATCGTAACAGCTTGCGCCGATGGAGGCTCTGTTTGTGTCGAATTTACCAATCGCGGCGACAGGGCGATTAATTTGTTTATAAAACTCGCCGAATACCGCGACAGTCAAAGGCCTGACATTATTTTAGGCACAGGCTCAATTTGCGATTCTGCCACAGCGGCAATGTATATTTCAGCAGGGACAGATTTTCTGGTCGCTCCGATTTTCGATGAAGAAACAGCGAAACTTTGCAACGGCAGAAAGATTCCATATTTGCCCGGCTGCGGCACTGTTACAGAAATTCAAAAAGCTCATACTTTCGGTGTTGAGATTGTTAAAATTTTCCCGGCCGATACTCTTGGCGGCCCTGCGTTTGTAAAAGCCGTTAAAGGCCCATGCCCGTGGACGGAATTTATGGCTACCGGCGGAGTTTCGCCGACAAAAGAAAGTTTGTCTGAGTGGTTCGGTGCGGGCATTGCCTGTGCGGGTATGGGGTCGAAATTAATTACCAAAGAACTTGTCGCGGCAAAAGACTTCAAAGGCATAACGAAAAAAGTAAAGGATGCAATCGAATTGATTAAGCAAATCAGGGAAGGGAAATAA
- a CDS encoding sugar kinase, with protein MSTLDLKPSLSCRYDILSLGEVMIRLDPGDNRIHTTREFKVWEGGGEYNVARGLRRCFNKRAAVVTAIPDNAIGRLLEDLMLQGGVHLEHIKWVPFDGVGRQTRVGLNFTERGFGIRAAKGCSDRGLSAASQMKKGDIDWEDIFGRAGVQWFHTGGIFAALSETTADVIIEAITTARKYGTIISYDLNYRPSLWKSIGGQKKAQEINRKLAPYIDVMMGNEEDFTACLGLEVPGMDKHLSKLDPSNFKKMILEAVKQFPNFKAVATTLRNAKTASINDWGAILYMDGSFYEAPHRENLEIYDRVGGGDSFASGLIYGLMEGKTPQQAVEYGAAHGALAMTTPGDTTTVSLADVEKTMAGGTARVDR; from the coding sequence ATGTCAACGCTTGACCTTAAACCGTCTCTAAGCTGCAGGTATGATATTCTTTCGCTTGGCGAGGTGATGATTCGTCTCGACCCCGGCGATAATAGAATCCACACAACAAGAGAGTTTAAGGTCTGGGAAGGCGGCGGCGAGTATAACGTTGCAAGAGGCCTTCGCCGCTGTTTCAACAAACGCGCCGCGGTTGTAACCGCGATACCTGATAACGCAATCGGCAGACTGCTTGAGGATTTGATGCTGCAGGGCGGCGTACATCTGGAACATATTAAGTGGGTTCCTTTTGACGGCGTCGGCAGACAGACCCGTGTCGGTCTGAATTTTACCGAACGCGGCTTTGGCATAAGAGCGGCAAAAGGCTGCAGCGACAGGGGGCTTTCGGCGGCATCGCAGATGAAGAAAGGTGATATAGACTGGGAAGATATTTTCGGCAGGGCAGGCGTTCAGTGGTTTCATACAGGCGGAATCTTTGCGGCACTTTCAGAAACGACGGCGGATGTAATTATCGAAGCGATAACGACCGCCAGGAAATATGGAACAATTATTTCTTATGACCTCAATTACCGGCCGAGCCTTTGGAAATCAATCGGCGGCCAGAAAAAAGCACAGGAAATCAACCGTAAACTTGCGCCGTATATCGATGTTATGATGGGAAACGAAGAGGATTTTACCGCCTGTCTCGGATTGGAAGTGCCGGGTATGGATAAACATCTTTCCAAACTCGACCCCTCGAATTTCAAGAAGATGATTCTTGAAGCGGTAAAACAATTTCCAAATTTTAAGGCGGTAGCGACGACTTTGCGAAACGCAAAAACAGCGAGCATAAACGACTGGGGCGCCATACTTTATATGGACGGCAGTTTTTACGAGGCGCCGCATCGCGAGAATCTTGAGATTTACGACCGCGTCGGCGGCGGCGACAGTTTCGCTTCAGGCCTGATTTACGGCCTAATGGAAGGCAAAACTCCTCAGCAGGCTGTTGAATACGGCGCGGCGCACGGGGCTTTAGCGATGACTACTCCGGGAGATACAACGACGGTCAGTCTGGCCGATGTCGAAAAAACGATGGCAGGCGGCACAGCACGTGTTGACAGATAA
- a CDS encoding LamG-like jellyroll fold domain-containing protein → MKISLALAAIVLIFAANSYGETRAFPGAEGWGAYALGGRGGDVYHVTNLNDSGAGSLREGISTAGGTSSTPRTIVFDVSGTIQLASTLSVSKSYITIAGQTTPGDGICLRDHYLKIGASNIIVRYLRCRLGDESLTEDDAISITSGSNIIMDHISASWSVDEVFSCSTSQPTLSNVTVQWSIISEALWHSIHDKGTHSYGALIRGCYDAKYSYHHNLFAHNYSRNPRPGNYDSTVSDGNPYWDDPCGLLFDYRNNVMYNWGAERPGYDADLDSVCRYNYVGNYAKPGYNGTAGYLYSAACTYFKGYYAGNYFNGSYLADDWTKVEFNTSKGGWTAAQKAAYKQSQPFPTGPIQTDTALVAYQRVINHVGASLPVRDSVDTRVVNDVIYGTGQIIDTQGQVGGWPTLNSAPAPLDTDQDGMPDVWETANSLNYNYAADRNGYDLDPEYTNLEVYLNSLIPVGTYTEDTAAPTPNPMTWQLVPESAGATQITMTSATGTDASGVEYYFANLTVTDGSHDSGWQSGMVYTDTGLSTGATYTYTVKARDMSSYHNETDWSVQASATTQADKTAPLPNPMIFAIAPNATNSNTITMTATAASDVSGVEYYFECTAGGGNDSDWQDSTVYTDTGLLAVTQYGYRVKARDKSPLQNETVWSNTGYAVTPAPTVVNPPAAYWMFNETSGTTAHNVNGNPTLAGTLQGTTLPTWTTGYFGNCLTFAAGGGKVYAPSSSAIDFGDEDLSVSLWAIQPTSFSGQYELFIKGTIGGGAFPGSGIRYELYRKDSNFRFAIDDNATKSELSLATTSFCTGNWVHIVAVRDTVANQIRLYADGVLKGSANDSTGSISQTEPLYIADGVFTPGSIDDVRVYRYALSQEQITEIYNGAGVANYFCTNQLASDFDENCQVDLFDYAILSDGWTGDWFEILQFADDWLICNRVPAEECWQ, encoded by the coding sequence ATGAAAATCAGCTTGGCGCTGGCGGCAATAGTTCTGATATTTGCGGCAAATTCTTACGGTGAAACAAGAGCATTTCCCGGCGCTGAAGGCTGGGGTGCTTATGCCTTAGGAGGAAGAGGCGGCGATGTTTATCATGTTACCAATCTAAACGACAGCGGCGCAGGCTCTCTGCGAGAAGGAATATCAACCGCAGGCGGAACATCGAGCACGCCGCGGACTATTGTTTTCGATGTTTCCGGAACTATACAGCTTGCATCGACGCTTTCAGTCAGTAAATCCTATATTACCATAGCGGGACAAACCACGCCGGGAGACGGAATTTGCCTTCGCGACCATTATTTAAAAATTGGTGCAAGTAATATTATCGTACGATACCTGCGTTGTCGGCTTGGCGACGAGAGCCTGACCGAAGACGACGCCATCTCAATAACTAGTGGGTCTAATATAATTATGGACCATATATCGGCAAGCTGGAGTGTTGACGAGGTTTTCTCGTGCTCAACATCACAGCCAACTCTCAGCAATGTTACCGTACAGTGGAGCATAATATCCGAGGCGCTTTGGCACAGCATACACGATAAAGGCACTCACAGTTATGGTGCGTTGATTCGCGGCTGTTATGACGCTAAATACAGTTATCATCATAATCTTTTCGCCCACAATTATTCGCGAAATCCTCGTCCCGGAAATTATGACAGTACAGTATCTGACGGAAATCCTTACTGGGACGACCCCTGCGGCCTGTTGTTCGATTATCGCAATAATGTTATGTATAACTGGGGTGCCGAAAGGCCGGGCTACGATGCAGACCTTGACAGTGTTTGCAGATATAACTATGTGGGAAATTATGCAAAACCCGGATATAACGGCACTGCCGGATATTTATACAGCGCAGCCTGTACTTATTTCAAAGGTTATTACGCTGGTAATTATTTTAATGGAAGTTATTTAGCTGACGATTGGACAAAGGTCGAATTCAACACATCAAAAGGCGGCTGGACTGCCGCACAAAAAGCCGCTTACAAACAAAGTCAGCCATTTCCTACAGGCCCAATTCAGACCGATACGGCACTGGTCGCATATCAAAGAGTTATTAATCATGTTGGTGCAAGTCTGCCTGTAAGAGATTCGGTCGATACGAGAGTTGTCAATGATGTGATATATGGAACCGGCCAGATAATAGATACACAAGGTCAGGTCGGGGGATGGCCGACTCTTAATTCGGCACCTGCGCCATTAGATACCGACCAGGACGGTATGCCGGATGTATGGGAAACAGCAAACAGCTTAAATTACAATTATGCGGCCGACAGAAACGGTTACGACCTTGACCCGGAATATACAAATCTTGAAGTTTATCTGAATAGTCTTATTCCTGTTGGGACTTATACAGAAGATACGGCAGCGCCGACTCCAAATCCAATGACTTGGCAATTAGTTCCAGAATCAGCCGGTGCAACACAAATCACAATGACCTCAGCAACCGGAACCGACGCAAGCGGAGTAGAATATTATTTCGCAAATCTGACGGTCACAGACGGCAGTCACGATTCGGGCTGGCAATCAGGTATGGTCTATACAGACACCGGCCTTTCAACGGGAGCAACATATACTTATACGGTTAAGGCACGCGACATGAGCAGTTATCACAATGAAACAGACTGGTCAGTTCAGGCGTCTGCAACAACACAGGCCGATAAAACCGCCCCGCTACCGAACCCGATGATATTTGCGATTGCTCCAAATGCGACCAACTCAAATACCATAACAATGACCGCAACCGCAGCCAGCGATGTCAGCGGCGTTGAATATTATTTCGAATGTACGGCCGGAGGCGGAAATGATTCCGACTGGCAGGACAGTACTGTATATACAGACACTGGCCTACTTGCCGTTACTCAATATGGTTATCGAGTCAAGGCACGAGATAAAAGTCCTCTGCAAAATGAAACAGTGTGGTCTAATACAGGATATGCTGTTACACCTGCCCCAACAGTTGTAAATCCGCCTGCCGCTTACTGGATGTTTAATGAAACAAGCGGCACAACTGCTCATAATGTAAACGGCAATCCGACGCTTGCGGGCACCTTGCAGGGAACTACCCTTCCAACATGGACAACAGGTTACTTCGGCAACTGCCTGACATTCGCAGCCGGCGGCGGAAAAGTCTATGCGCCGAGCAGTTCGGCAATTGATTTCGGCGATGAGGATTTGTCTGTCTCGCTTTGGGCAATACAACCGACATCCTTCAGCGGCCAATATGAGCTTTTCATTAAAGGCACAATCGGCGGCGGTGCTTTCCCCGGTTCAGGTATACGTTATGAACTGTATCGCAAAGATTCCAACTTCCGTTTCGCGATTGACGACAATGCAACAAAATCTGAGTTATCGCTTGCCACTACAAGCTTCTGTACCGGCAATTGGGTGCATATAGTGGCGGTTCGCGATACAGTCGCCAATCAGATAAGGCTTTATGCCGATGGAGTCCTGAAAGGTTCCGCAAACGACAGCACCGGCAGTATCAGCCAGACTGAACCGCTGTATATAGCCGATGGAGTTTTCACTCCCGGCTCGATAGATGATGTTCGTGTTTATCGTTATGCTCTTTCGCAGGAACAAATCACTGAGATATATAATGGCGCAGGCGTTGCCAATTATTTCTGTACCAACCAGCTTGCATCAGATTTTGATGAAAATTGTCAGGTGGATTTATTTGATTATGCGATTCTATCGGATGGATGGACAGGCGATTGGTTCGAGATTCTGCAATTCGCGGATGATTGGCTGATTTGCAATCGAGTCCCTGCCGAAGAATGCTGGCAGTAA